Proteins encoded together in one Thermomonospora curvata DSM 43183 window:
- a CDS encoding enoyl-CoA hydratase/isomerase family protein, translating to MTAISYTKVMEEARGETRTLVNVERHGGYAVLTLADPGKLNVLSAAMTLQLRQALAGLVADPQIRAVVLTGTDPGFCAGGDLRLMRQVTQGLADPADEDGATTPWRFIRREFGGIVRLIAGGDTAVVAAVNGPAAGVGLALAFACDLIIASERAVLVPAFGRLGLLPEVGTSWFITRRLGYQRAFEYYVSGEHIPARRALELGVVNEVVPHEELLERARLWCERMIALPEHALSMTKPLLRQAADTSWEQALTMEEYAEPSCFTTKPFARSVEGMLRR from the coding sequence TCTCCTACACCAAGGTCATGGAGGAGGCGCGCGGCGAGACCCGCACGCTGGTGAACGTGGAGCGCCACGGCGGGTACGCGGTGCTCACGCTCGCCGACCCCGGCAAGCTCAACGTGCTCAGCGCGGCCATGACCCTGCAGCTGCGGCAGGCCCTGGCCGGCCTGGTGGCCGACCCGCAGATCCGCGCGGTCGTCCTCACCGGCACCGACCCCGGCTTTTGCGCCGGCGGCGACCTGCGGCTGATGCGCCAGGTCACGCAGGGCCTGGCCGACCCCGCCGACGAGGACGGCGCCACCACCCCCTGGCGGTTCATCCGGCGCGAGTTCGGCGGCATCGTCCGGCTGATCGCCGGCGGCGACACCGCCGTGGTGGCCGCCGTCAACGGCCCGGCGGCCGGGGTGGGGCTGGCCCTGGCCTTCGCCTGCGACCTGATCATCGCCTCTGAGCGGGCGGTGCTGGTCCCGGCCTTCGGCAGGCTCGGGCTGCTGCCGGAGGTCGGCACCAGCTGGTTCATCACCCGCCGCCTGGGCTATCAGCGGGCCTTTGAGTACTACGTCTCCGGCGAGCACATCCCGGCCCGGCGGGCGCTGGAGCTGGGCGTGGTCAACGAGGTGGTCCCCCACGAGGAGCTGCTGGAGCGGGCGCGCCTGTGGTGCGAGCGGATGATCGCGCTGCCCGAGCACGCGCTGTCGATGACCAAGCCGCTGCTGCGCCAGGCCGCCGACACGTCCTGGGAGCAGGCGCTGACCATGGAGGAGTACGCCGAGCCCTCCTGCTTTACGACCAAGCCGTTCGCCCGTTCGGTGGAGGGCATGCTCCGCCGCTGA
- a CDS encoding TspO/MBR family protein codes for MQRGVPRTGRRPGGTAATWGGLAVFAGVTALAAGVGALAVSGAGQEYARLDRPDWAPPSWLFPPVWTVLYATIAVSGWLVWRRHGVHPALGVFGLQLVLNAIWTPIFFGAGAYGWAVADIVALWLALGATIGWFWRLSRPAALLLVPYWAWVSYATALTVAIWRAA; via the coding sequence ATGCAAAGGGGCGTCCCCCGGACGGGCCGCAGACCGGGCGGCACCGCCGCCACGTGGGGCGGCCTGGCGGTGTTCGCGGGGGTGACCGCGCTGGCCGCCGGGGTGGGCGCGCTGGCGGTGAGCGGAGCCGGGCAGGAGTACGCCCGGCTGGACCGGCCGGACTGGGCGCCGCCGTCGTGGCTGTTCCCACCGGTCTGGACGGTGCTGTACGCGACGATCGCGGTGTCGGGCTGGCTGGTGTGGCGGCGGCACGGCGTGCACCCGGCGCTGGGCGTGTTCGGGCTGCAGCTGGTGCTGAACGCGATCTGGACGCCGATCTTCTTCGGCGCCGGCGCGTACGGCTGGGCGGTGGCGGACATCGTGGCGCTGTGGCTGGCGCTGGGCGCCACCATCGGCTGGTTCTGGCGGCTGTCGCGGCCCGCGGCGCTGCTGCTGGTGCCGTACTGGGCGTGGGTGAGCTACGCCACCGCCCTCACCGTCGCGATCTGGCGGGCCGCCTGA